One Desulfonatronum sp. SC1 DNA segment encodes these proteins:
- a CDS encoding bifunctional 2-polyprenyl-6-hydroxyphenol methylase/3-demethylubiquinol 3-O-methyltransferase UbiG — protein MRHIARLAKKHVPSHVANYADFGCSNGYLTNLLAGLIGARQSYGFDSNTDNLKAAQAAYPTINFQKLDLNKHQADLPFDFVTCLETLEHVGNLDNALQVLLNSVKPGGTLLIAVPIEIGLVGLGKIIAKRSLGRELKELGILPKDYLLALLRGRRLSQFRPGKERYATHLGFDYRDIDDFLCSRKNKVLTKAINKSTTRFYVVRHSDVNLFLTDAKI, from the coding sequence TTGCGGCACATTGCACGGCTTGCGAAAAAACATGTTCCCAGCCATGTCGCCAATTATGCCGACTTTGGCTGTTCCAACGGCTACCTGACAAATCTCTTGGCCGGATTAATTGGTGCACGGCAATCATATGGCTTTGATTCCAATACGGACAATCTCAAGGCAGCCCAGGCGGCCTATCCCACAATCAACTTTCAGAAGCTCGACCTGAACAAGCATCAGGCTGACCTTCCATTCGATTTTGTCACCTGCCTGGAAACCTTGGAACATGTTGGCAATCTCGACAATGCCCTGCAAGTATTGCTGAACAGCGTTAAACCCGGCGGCACGTTGCTGATCGCAGTTCCCATCGAGATCGGGCTAGTCGGTCTCGGCAAGATCATCGCCAAGAGAAGCCTTGGCAGGGAGCTTAAGGAACTTGGCATATTACCCAAGGACTATCTGTTAGCCTTGTTGCGCGGGCGGCGTCTGTCGCAATTCCGACCAGGGAAAGAGCGGTACGCAACACACCTGGGATTTGATTACCGTGACATTGATGATTTCTTGTGCAGTCGCAAGAACAAGGTACTGACCAAGGCCATCAACAAGTCCACAACCAGATTTTATGTGGTCCGGCATTCCGATGTTAATTTATTTTTGACGGACGCAAAAATCTGA
- a CDS encoding glycosyltransferase family 2 protein: MPSGVSFLISIITPTFNSAAFMAQTAASVRSQTHQDWEWLITDDFSQDGTWAKLQALCASDNRIKAVRNDANKGPAFSRNCSMDRAKGQYFAFLDADDVWLPSKLEAHLDFMTSGNIPFSFTAFEIIDQHGQSTGKIVDGKSQIPFNYKDMLRKKATMGCSTVMIERSLISESRMPELRTGQDYAFWLALLRTGVPATCLPIALTKYRIVPGSISRNKIGKARRQWQIYRELEKLGFLESATCFSSYAWRAVFRK; this comes from the coding sequence ATGCCATCTGGGGTTTCTTTTCTCATTTCCATCATCACCCCAACATTCAACAGTGCTGCGTTCATGGCCCAAACCGCCGCCAGCGTCCGCTCCCAAACGCATCAAGACTGGGAATGGCTGATCACGGACGATTTTTCACAGGACGGTACATGGGCGAAGCTCCAGGCCCTGTGCGCTTCGGACAACAGGATCAAGGCTGTTCGCAACGATGCAAACAAGGGGCCCGCTTTTTCCCGTAATTGCTCTATGGACAGAGCCAAAGGGCAATATTTTGCCTTTCTTGACGCGGACGATGTTTGGCTTCCATCCAAGCTCGAAGCCCACCTGGATTTCATGACCTCTGGAAACATCCCGTTTTCTTTCACTGCGTTCGAAATCATTGACCAACATGGCCAATCCACGGGCAAGATCGTGGACGGCAAATCACAAATACCATTCAATTACAAGGATATGTTGCGTAAAAAGGCGACCATGGGCTGTTCCACGGTGATGATCGAACGGTCCCTGATCAGTGAATCGCGCATGCCCGAGTTACGCACAGGACAGGACTATGCTTTCTGGCTTGCTCTCTTGCGGACGGGTGTTCCCGCTACATGCCTTCCAATAGCGTTGACGAAATACCGGATAGTTCCTGGTTCGATTTCCAGAAATAAAATCGGCAAGGCTCGGCGGCAATGGCAAATATACCGTGAGCTTGAAAAGCTCGGATTCCTCGAAAGCGCGACCTGCTTTTCTTCGTACGCCTGGCGGGCCGTATTCAGAAAATAA
- a CDS encoding glycosyltransferase translates to MDKKLKIAYITTQFPAPSETFACSDARILHRLGVDIEVFSQKPAHRDSEEMVKDRDLNNISITCCGTKEYIFGLFACLRDLNMSIPLIFWLLKNDFNKPFNLLKCLALVPASFFIFRRIKEHNPSVTHLYWGHYPSIVGYLIKKYSPQIKVSMFLGAYDLEMRLGISASLARMADFIFTQSSANVEAMRGIGLDESRISVVHRGIDIAYLNSFSNITCAKRNKILTAGRLIKEKGFDKVIQAFDIVLKRTPDAQLSIVGDGNFRKKLENLSDSKGIRDYIKFYGHIQQHNLFQMMKKHAFFVLLSYKKGERLPNVIKEAMLAKCICISSYTPGIEELILHGETGFIVSDNDVEITANIITQLSYFEKERIAENAHKFIEKKFNAEILMKEYIGKWRQ, encoded by the coding sequence ATGGACAAAAAATTAAAGATTGCGTACATAACCACTCAATTCCCTGCGCCTTCAGAAACATTTGCTTGCAGTGATGCACGCATACTACATAGACTTGGAGTTGACATCGAAGTTTTTTCACAAAAACCGGCACATCGTGATTCTGAAGAGATGGTTAAAGATCGCGACCTAAATAATATCTCGATCACATGTTGCGGCACCAAGGAGTATATTTTCGGCCTATTCGCGTGCTTGCGTGATTTAAATATGTCAATTCCATTAATTTTCTGGCTGTTGAAAAATGACTTTAACAAGCCTTTCAACTTACTGAAATGTCTCGCTTTGGTGCCTGCAAGCTTTTTCATTTTTAGGCGCATCAAAGAGCACAATCCAAGTGTTACGCATCTGTATTGGGGACACTATCCAAGCATCGTCGGCTATCTAATAAAAAAGTATTCGCCACAAATTAAAGTTTCTATGTTTTTGGGGGCGTACGATCTGGAAATGAGGCTTGGCATAAGTGCCAGTCTTGCGAGAATGGCAGACTTCATTTTCACTCAAAGCAGTGCAAATGTCGAAGCGATGAGGGGAATTGGGCTTGATGAGTCTCGAATATCTGTAGTTCATAGAGGCATTGACATAGCATACCTTAATAGCTTTTCTAATATAACATGTGCAAAAAGAAACAAGATACTCACCGCTGGAAGATTAATTAAAGAAAAAGGATTTGATAAAGTTATACAAGCATTCGATATTGTTTTAAAAAGAACACCAGACGCTCAACTTTCAATTGTTGGTGATGGTAATTTTCGAAAAAAGTTAGAAAATCTATCAGATTCAAAAGGAATACGAGACTATATTAAATTTTATGGCCATATACAGCAGCATAACTTATTTCAAATGATGAAAAAACATGCTTTTTTTGTTTTATTGTCATATAAAAAAGGTGAAAGACTTCCCAACGTTATCAAGGAAGCAATGCTTGCAAAATGTATATGCATTTCTTCTTATACTCCAGGCATTGAGGAGCTAATTTTGCATGGCGAAACAGGATTTATTGTTTCAGATAATGATGTAGAAATTACTGCTAATATAATAACGCAACTGTCTTATTTTGAAAAAGAAAGAATTGCAGAAAATGCTCATAAATTTATAGAAAAAAAATTTAATGCAGAGATTTTAATGAAAGAATATATAGGCAAATGGAGACAATAG